From Desulfuromonas soudanensis, the proteins below share one genomic window:
- a CDS encoding undecaprenyl-diphosphate phosphatase, translating to MTPIQSILLGILQGLTEFLPVSSSGHLAIAQSLIPGFSQPGVLFDVLLHLGTMGAVLLYFRREIGALLCAPFRSGPEDRLQRRLLLLLIAGSVPTAIIGLAFKDFFEGLFENLPVIALMLLVTGTLLFFCERFRRGSRREGELTISDALIVGTVQGFSIIPGISRSGSTIATLLLRGVDGETAARFSFLLAMPAVFGATLLSLKDLEGAAAGTLPLYLSGTAAAFAAGLLSIHFLLAVIRKKRLFAFAIYCWLAGAAVLFWTL from the coding sequence ATGACCCCGATCCAATCGATCCTCCTCGGCATTCTGCAGGGCCTCACCGAATTCCTCCCGGTCTCCTCCTCGGGGCATCTGGCGATCGCCCAGTCCCTGATCCCGGGATTTTCCCAGCCGGGGGTCCTCTTCGACGTCCTGTTGCACCTCGGAACCATGGGGGCGGTCCTCCTCTATTTCCGCCGCGAGATCGGCGCGCTCCTGTGCGCCCCCTTTCGCAGCGGCCCCGAGGACCGGCTGCAGCGCCGTCTGCTGCTGCTGCTGATTGCCGGCTCGGTGCCGACGGCGATCATCGGCCTGGCCTTCAAGGACTTCTTCGAGGGGCTGTTCGAAAATCTCCCCGTCATCGCCCTCATGCTTCTGGTGACCGGCACCCTCCTCTTTTTCTGCGAACGGTTTCGCCGCGGCAGCCGCCGGGAGGGGGAGCTGACGATATCCGACGCCCTGATCGTCGGGACGGTGCAGGGCTTCTCCATCATCCCCGGCATCTCCCGCTCCGGCTCGACCATCGCCACCCTCCTGCTGCGGGGGGTGGACGGGGAGACCGCCGCCCGTTTCTCCTTTCTCCTTGCAATGCCGGCGGTTTTCGGCGCAACGCTCCTCTCCCTGAAAGACCTGGAGGGGGCCGCCGCCGGAACCCTCCCCCTCTACCTGAGCGGAACGGCGGCGGCTTTTGCCGCCGGCCTTCTCTCCATTCACTTTCTGCTGGCGGTCATCCGCAAAAAGCGGCTGTTCGCCTTCGCCATCTACTGCTGGCTGGCCGGCGCCGCGGTCCTTTTCTGGACCCTTTAG
- a CDS encoding DNA translocase FtsK produces MNDEKRVLFREHIKKEIGGFFWLATGIFLLLSLVSFHNGDPSFNNNFHPKTIHNYGGVVGAHLADLLFQLLGLPVLLLPIACLLLSWRLLKFRDITLRWYKIGAFLVLLFSLSGLISLRFEKVTFAGQKIGQAGGAIGRLLERSLADYLNVTGAAIFLSVFFLVSLMLTARFSMVLFLEGVLARFAGYLERRRELRRQRRERKKPEKLKVIEIRQAGPVILAPEPRQLPIPSKPAKKKKKDELEGQDAFAFLEPTGTYHKPTLSLLDHDGEPPKPIDKEVLTMQARILTKKLQDFNVQGEVVEVKPGPVVTMYEFAPAPGVKVSKIAGLSDDLSMALKALSIRIVAPIPGRGVVGIEIPNKDRETVYLKEILASEEYQKTGGRLPMALGKDIFGRTVVADLAKMPHVLVAGSTGSGKSVSINTMILSLLYRATPEDVRIIMVDPKMLELSIYEGIPHLLLPVVTNPKKAALALNWAVREMERRYKLMADKGVRNIDGYNKKIAREAKEKDDLRARGQMVVEALEEGEEELPEVELAEGEILEHGHLPFIVVIVDELADLMMVAGRDIEESIARLAQMARAAGIHLILATQRPSVDVITGLIKANFPTRISFKVFSRIDSRTILDSMGAETLLGMGDMLYLPPGTGALQRVHGAFVSELEVQRVVDFLKKQGDPEYDKSILSAPPSADGGGDEGEEEYDEKWDEALALVAESRQASISMLQRRLRLGYNRAARMVEKMEQEGIVGPSDGTSRPREVFIGKIPPT; encoded by the coding sequence ATGAACGACGAAAAAAGAGTCCTCTTCCGGGAACATATCAAAAAGGAGATCGGCGGCTTCTTCTGGCTGGCGACCGGCATCTTTTTGCTGCTGTCGCTGGTCTCCTTTCACAACGGCGACCCGTCCTTCAACAACAATTTTCACCCGAAAACCATCCATAACTACGGCGGCGTGGTCGGCGCCCATCTCGCCGACCTCCTCTTCCAACTCCTCGGGCTGCCGGTCCTCCTCCTCCCCATCGCCTGCCTCCTCCTCTCCTGGCGCCTCCTCAAATTCCGCGACATCACCTTGCGCTGGTACAAGATCGGCGCATTTCTCGTCCTTCTCTTCTCTTTATCGGGACTGATTTCATTGCGTTTCGAGAAGGTGACCTTCGCCGGGCAGAAGATCGGCCAGGCCGGCGGCGCCATCGGCCGCCTGCTGGAGCGCTCCCTGGCCGATTATCTCAACGTCACCGGCGCGGCGATCTTTCTCTCGGTCTTTTTCCTCGTCTCGCTCATGCTCACGGCCCGCTTCTCCATGGTCCTCTTTCTCGAGGGGGTCCTCGCCCGCTTCGCCGGCTACCTGGAGCGGCGCCGGGAACTGCGCCGCCAGCGGCGCGAACGGAAGAAGCCGGAAAAACTCAAGGTCATCGAAATCCGCCAGGCCGGACCGGTGATCCTCGCCCCCGAGCCGAGGCAGCTGCCGATTCCCTCCAAACCGGCCAAAAAAAAGAAGAAGGATGAACTGGAGGGGCAGGACGCCTTCGCCTTTCTCGAGCCCACGGGAACCTACCACAAGCCGACGCTCTCCCTTCTCGACCACGACGGCGAACCGCCCAAGCCGATCGACAAGGAGGTCCTGACCATGCAGGCGCGGATTCTCACCAAGAAGCTCCAGGACTTCAACGTCCAGGGCGAAGTGGTGGAAGTCAAGCCGGGACCGGTGGTCACCATGTACGAGTTCGCACCGGCTCCCGGGGTCAAGGTCAGCAAGATCGCCGGACTCTCCGACGACCTCTCCATGGCCCTGAAGGCCCTGTCGATCCGCATCGTCGCGCCGATCCCCGGGCGCGGGGTGGTCGGCATCGAAATCCCCAACAAGGACCGGGAAACGGTCTACCTCAAGGAAATCCTCGCCTCGGAGGAATATCAGAAGACCGGCGGCCGCCTCCCCATGGCGCTGGGGAAGGACATCTTCGGCCGCACCGTCGTCGCCGACCTCGCCAAGATGCCCCACGTCCTCGTCGCCGGCTCCACCGGCAGCGGCAAGTCGGTCTCCATCAACACCATGATCCTCTCCCTCCTCTACCGGGCGACCCCCGAGGATGTGCGGATCATCATGGTCGACCCGAAGATGCTCGAGCTCTCCATCTACGAGGGGATCCCCCACCTCCTCCTCCCCGTGGTCACCAACCCCAAGAAGGCGGCCCTGGCCCTCAACTGGGCGGTACGGGAAATGGAGCGGCGCTACAAGCTCATGGCCGACAAGGGGGTGCGCAACATCGACGGCTACAACAAAAAGATCGCCCGGGAGGCCAAGGAGAAGGACGATCTCCGGGCCAGGGGGCAGATGGTTGTTGAAGCACTCGAGGAGGGGGAGGAGGAACTCCCCGAGGTCGAGCTGGCCGAGGGGGAAATCCTCGAACATGGTCACCTCCCCTTCATCGTCGTCATCGTCGACGAACTCGCCGACCTGATGATGGTCGCCGGCCGCGACATCGAGGAATCGATCGCCCGCCTGGCACAGATGGCCCGCGCCGCCGGCATCCACCTCATCCTCGCCACCCAGCGCCCCTCCGTCGACGTCATCACCGGCCTGATCAAGGCCAACTTCCCGACCCGGATCTCCTTCAAGGTCTTCTCCCGCATCGACTCGCGCACCATCCTCGACTCCATGGGCGCCGAAACCCTTCTCGGCATGGGAGACATGCTCTACCTGCCGCCGGGAACGGGAGCCCTGCAGCGGGTCCACGGCGCCTTCGTCTCCGAACTCGAGGTGCAGCGCGTCGTCGATTTTCTCAAGAAGCAGGGGGACCCCGAATACGACAAATCGATCCTCAGCGCCCCGCCCTCGGCCGACGGCGGAGGGGACGAAGGGGAAGAGGAATACGACGAGAAATGGGACGAGGCGCTGGCCCTCGTCGCCGAAAGCCGCCAGGCCTCCATCTCCATGCTGCAGCGCCGGCTGCGTCTCGGTTACAACCGCGCGGCGCGCATGGTGGAGAAGATGGAGCAGGAAGGGATCGTCGGCCCCTCCGACGGCACCAGCCGCCCCCGGGAAGTCTTTATCGGCAAGATCCCCCCGACCTGA
- a CDS encoding single-stranded DNA-binding protein: protein MSVNKVILVGNLGKDPELRYTPAGAAVATFSLATSERYKDKEGQSQEKTEWHNVVAWRQLAEICGKYLHKGKQVYIEGKIQTRSYDDRDGNKKYITEIVADQMQMLGSKGNEGGGSQRQAEPRQQRPAASNQSQSTPAYEDFADPPFNPDDDIPF, encoded by the coding sequence ATGTCCGTCAACAAGGTAATACTGGTGGGAAATCTGGGGAAAGACCCGGAGCTGCGCTACACCCCGGCGGGAGCCGCGGTCGCGACCTTTTCGCTGGCGACCTCGGAACGCTACAAAGACAAAGAGGGTCAGAGCCAGGAGAAGACCGAATGGCACAACGTCGTCGCCTGGCGGCAGCTGGCCGAGATCTGCGGCAAGTATCTCCACAAGGGGAAGCAGGTCTACATCGAGGGGAAGATCCAGACCCGCTCCTACGACGACCGTGACGGCAATAAAAAATACATCACCGAGATCGTCGCCGACCAGATGCAGATGCTCGGCAGCAAAGGCAACGAGGGCGGAGGGTCCCAGCGCCAGGCCGAACCCCGTCAGCAACGCCCCGCGGCTTCAAATCAGTCCCAGTCCACCCCGGCTTACGAGGATTTTGCCGATCCCCCCTTCAATCCCGACGACGATATCCCGTTCTGA
- a CDS encoding isochorismatase family protein, with product MNQDLANLWLPRSDTALVVVDVQQRLVLAMEPAIYRRMLGKLRLLVEAAELLALPTIFTEQYPAGLGATVAELLPAGAPIIEKTSFSCCGAPEFVAALEERQIRHILLCGMEAHVCVYQTLLDLRRLGYVVHLAADAISSRKKIDYRMALDNARRAGATVTTTEAALFQILGDSKAPEFRAISALIKECG from the coding sequence ATGAATCAAGATCTCGCAAATCTCTGGCTCCCCCGCAGCGACACGGCCCTGGTGGTGGTCGACGTGCAGCAGCGCCTCGTCCTGGCCATGGAACCGGCGATCTACCGGCGGATGCTGGGAAAACTCCGGTTGCTGGTGGAAGCGGCCGAACTCCTCGCCCTCCCGACCATCTTCACCGAGCAATACCCTGCCGGCCTCGGAGCGACCGTTGCCGAACTCCTCCCCGCCGGCGCCCCCATCATTGAAAAAACCTCCTTCAGCTGCTGCGGGGCGCCGGAGTTCGTTGCCGCCCTCGAAGAGCGGCAAATCCGTCACATCCTCCTCTGCGGGATGGAGGCCCATGTCTGCGTCTACCAGACCCTCCTCGACCTGCGCCGTCTCGGATACGTCGTCCACCTGGCCGCCGACGCCATCTCCTCCCGGAAAAAGATCGACTACCGGATGGCCCTGGACAACGCCCGCCGGGCCGGAGCGACGGTCACCACCACCGAGGCGGCCCTCTTTCAAATTCTCGGCGACTCGAAGGCACCCGAGTTCCGCGCCATCTCGGCCCTGATCAAGGAATGCGGCTGA
- a CDS encoding ribonuclease J, whose protein sequence is MTLEPLHGDALRLLPLGGLGEIGLNMMALECDGQILIIDCGLMFPEAYMMGIDLVIPDIGALDGRTADICALVLTHGHEDHIGAIPFLLERLGNPPIYGTGLTLALLKNKLLEHRLEGRADLHRVVPRQEVELGSFRVEFFRAAHSIVDGAGLAIRTPAGLVVHTGDFKLDQTPVDGERTDLTRLAAYGEEGVLLLLADSTNVERPGITLSERVVGEAFAAILPTCTGKVIVATFSSNIHRIQQVADAACAVGRKILVNGRSMVANIAIARQLGYLAIPDDTLIDLRQMRDLPKEEVLIITTGSQGEPMSSLVRIAMDDHKQIEVDPGDTVILSSKFIPGNEKAITTLINHLYRRGAEVHYETTSEIHVSGHASQEELKLVHSLVRPRYFVPVHGEYRHLVKHAALARSMGMAEEHAVVLENGMPLLVSENGLRREERVNTGRVFIDGKGVGDVGVMELRDRSHLANHGLVVVLLALNQESGAIVYGPELFTKGFVPEEESQEFLEEAKEVVRQLLAEHSREAMTEWEELRVEVRKALRRFFNRTIQRRPLILPVVLEL, encoded by the coding sequence TTGACACTGGAACCGCTGCACGGCGATGCCCTGCGCCTCCTCCCCCTGGGGGGACTGGGCGAAATCGGCCTCAACATGATGGCCCTGGAGTGCGACGGGCAGATCCTCATCATCGACTGCGGCCTGATGTTTCCCGAGGCCTACATGATGGGGATCGACCTCGTCATCCCCGACATCGGCGCCCTGGACGGCCGCACGGCCGACATCTGCGCCCTGGTGCTGACCCACGGCCACGAAGACCACATCGGAGCGATCCCCTTTCTCCTCGAAAGACTGGGGAACCCGCCGATCTACGGAACCGGCCTGACCCTCGCCCTCCTCAAAAACAAGTTGCTGGAGCATCGCCTCGAAGGCCGGGCCGACCTCCACCGGGTCGTCCCCCGCCAGGAGGTGGAGCTCGGCTCCTTTCGCGTCGAATTCTTTCGCGCCGCCCATTCCATCGTCGACGGCGCCGGCCTGGCGATCCGCACCCCCGCCGGACTGGTGGTCCACACCGGAGACTTCAAGCTCGACCAGACCCCCGTCGACGGCGAGCGCACCGACCTCACCCGCCTGGCGGCCTACGGCGAGGAGGGGGTCCTCCTTCTCCTCGCCGACTCGACCAATGTGGAGCGGCCGGGGATAACCCTTTCGGAGAGGGTGGTCGGCGAGGCCTTCGCGGCGATCCTTCCCACCTGCACCGGCAAGGTGATCGTCGCCACCTTTTCCTCCAACATCCATCGCATCCAGCAGGTGGCCGACGCCGCCTGCGCCGTCGGCCGCAAGATTTTGGTCAACGGCCGCAGCATGGTCGCCAATATCGCCATCGCCCGCCAGCTCGGGTACCTGGCGATCCCCGACGACACCCTCATCGACCTGCGGCAGATGCGGGACCTCCCCAAAGAAGAGGTGCTGATCATCACCACCGGCAGCCAGGGGGAGCCGATGTCTTCCCTGGTGCGCATCGCCATGGACGACCACAAACAGATCGAGGTGGACCCCGGCGACACGGTCATCCTCTCCTCCAAGTTCATCCCGGGGAACGAAAAGGCCATCACCACCCTGATCAACCATCTCTACCGGCGGGGGGCCGAGGTCCACTACGAGACCACCAGCGAGATCCACGTCTCCGGACACGCCAGCCAGGAAGAGCTCAAACTCGTCCATTCCCTGGTACGGCCGCGCTACTTCGTCCCTGTGCATGGCGAGTACCGCCATCTCGTCAAACACGCGGCCCTGGCCCGGAGCATGGGGATGGCCGAGGAGCACGCGGTGGTGCTGGAGAACGGCATGCCGCTCCTCGTCTCGGAAAACGGCCTGCGCCGCGAGGAACGGGTCAATACCGGGCGGGTCTTCATCGACGGCAAGGGGGTCGGCGATGTCGGCGTCATGGAACTGCGGGACCGCAGCCATCTCGCCAATCACGGGCTGGTGGTGGTGCTTCTGGCCCTCAACCAGGAAAGCGGCGCCATCGTCTACGGCCCCGAGCTCTTCACCAAGGGGTTCGTCCCCGAAGAGGAGAGCCAGGAATTTCTCGAAGAAGCCAAGGAAGTGGTGCGCCAGCTTCTGGCCGAGCACAGCCGCGAGGCGATGACCGAATGGGAGGAACTGCGGGTCGAGGTGCGCAAGGCGTTGCGCCGCTTCTTCAACCGCACCATCCAACGGCGCCCCCTCATTTTACCCGTCGTCCTCGAACTGTAG
- a CDS encoding HD-GYP domain-containing protein, which yields MNPEQIKDVIQSVSRTFQGLRLYSSQHPAIKQHVQDWLAALSKLFLEKKTLRMGLVDGTLFFEEELFAYPSAAEEEISRQLGQLEIEGLEFVSGLTNEELLDFLNIATKGEIRGDDLEEAFSKKGIHHIRIIRIQYEEEKQGEPRKIYKRAIKVMESLFRDVRLGEIPSSQEAKEVVTEMVELTLADPHALFALTMLKDYDNYTFTHSINVSVISLAAGRACELSEEQLRNLGLGGMFHDLGKLKIDLQIITKPGKLTEKEFESIKTHPRSGADIVAKMEGIPQTVKDIVLGHHLRYDRAGYPADARGHRLSPLTDIVAIADAYDAMTTLRSYQSPITPRLAIKELRKLAGTSLHPHFLERFITSLGPYPVGSLVRLESNEIALVIRVDISDPGVAELKILFDGDGLLLPEPRPLKIASGQTPRIVGEVDPFLKGIEVASYFS from the coding sequence ATGAATCCGGAACAGATCAAGGACGTGATCCAGTCGGTCTCCCGCACCTTCCAGGGGCTGCGCCTCTATTCCAGTCAGCATCCGGCCATCAAGCAGCATGTGCAGGACTGGCTGGCGGCCCTGTCCAAGCTTTTTCTCGAGAAAAAGACTTTGAGGATGGGGCTTGTCGATGGCACCCTCTTTTTCGAGGAGGAACTCTTCGCCTACCCTTCCGCCGCCGAAGAGGAAATCTCCAGGCAGCTCGGGCAGCTGGAGATCGAAGGGCTGGAATTTGTCTCCGGCCTGACCAATGAAGAGCTCCTCGACTTTTTGAACATCGCCACCAAGGGGGAGATCCGCGGCGACGACCTCGAAGAGGCCTTCTCAAAGAAGGGGATTCACCACATTCGGATCATCCGCATCCAGTACGAGGAGGAGAAACAGGGGGAACCGCGCAAGATCTACAAGCGGGCCATCAAGGTCATGGAATCCCTCTTTCGAGACGTGCGCCTCGGCGAGATCCCCTCCTCGCAGGAGGCCAAGGAGGTTGTGACGGAGATGGTCGAACTGACCCTCGCCGATCCCCACGCACTCTTTGCCCTGACGATGCTCAAGGATTACGACAACTACACCTTCACCCATTCGATCAACGTTTCGGTCATCTCCCTGGCCGCGGGCCGGGCCTGCGAACTCAGCGAGGAACAGCTGCGCAACCTCGGACTCGGAGGGATGTTCCACGATCTGGGAAAACTGAAGATCGATCTGCAGATCATCACCAAACCGGGGAAACTCACCGAAAAGGAATTCGAGTCCATCAAGACCCACCCCCGCAGCGGCGCCGACATCGTCGCCAAGATGGAGGGGATTCCCCAAACGGTCAAGGATATCGTCCTCGGCCATCATCTGCGCTACGACCGGGCCGGCTACCCCGCCGACGCCCGCGGCCATCGCCTCTCCCCCCTGACCGACATCGTCGCCATTGCCGACGCCTACGACGCCATGACAACCCTGCGCTCCTACCAGAGCCCGATCACGCCGCGCCTGGCCATCAAGGAACTGCGCAAACTGGCCGGGACCTCCCTGCACCCCCACTTTCTCGAACGGTTCATCACCTCCCTCGGCCCCTATCCGGTGGGGAGCCTGGTTCGCCTCGAGAGCAACGAGATCGCCCTGGTCATACGGGTGGACATTTCCGACCCCGGCGTCGCCGAACTCAAGATCCTCTTTGACGGCGACGGCCTCCTCCTCCCGGAACCGCGGCCGCTAAAAATCGCCAGCGGCCAGACCCCCCGCATCGTCGGCGAGGTCGACCCCTTTCTCAAGGGGATCGAGGTGGCCAGCTACTTCTCCTGA
- a CDS encoding lysophospholipid acyltransferase family protein: protein MFRALFAYTLFLPWTLFVIVTGLPLSLVSPDYLHAYARLWGKVGLLLAGVSLVVEGRERIPTDRAVIYMANHQSNLDILALFAGLPGQFRWLAKEELFRVPLFGFAMRRSGYIPVARSDRKRSMQSMAEAAERIHGGTSVVIFPEGTRSDDGRLLPFKKGGFILAIQARATILPVTIVGSGAITPKGTLRIGRGPRTIRVHIGEPLETSGRVLNDRDALMEEVRRNIAAPLVTP, encoded by the coding sequence ATGTTTCGAGCCCTTTTCGCCTATACCCTGTTTCTCCCCTGGACCCTCTTCGTCATCGTCACCGGGCTCCCCCTGTCGCTGGTGAGCCCCGATTACCTCCACGCCTACGCCCGCCTCTGGGGAAAGGTCGGCCTCCTCCTCGCCGGGGTCTCCCTCGTAGTCGAGGGGCGGGAGAGGATTCCGACAGACCGCGCCGTGATCTACATGGCCAACCACCAGAGCAACCTCGACATCCTCGCCCTCTTCGCCGGCCTCCCGGGCCAGTTCCGCTGGCTGGCCAAAGAAGAACTCTTCCGCGTCCCCCTCTTCGGTTTTGCCATGCGCCGCAGCGGCTACATCCCCGTCGCCCGCTCCGACCGCAAACGCTCGATGCAGAGCATGGCCGAGGCCGCCGAGCGGATCCATGGCGGAACCTCGGTGGTAATCTTCCCCGAAGGGACCCGCTCCGACGACGGTCGGCTCCTCCCCTTCAAGAAGGGGGGCTTTATTCTGGCGATACAGGCCCGGGCCACCATCCTTCCGGTCACCATCGTCGGCAGCGGCGCCATCACCCCCAAGGGGACCCTCCGGATAGGCCGCGGCCCGAGAACGATCCGCGTTCACATCGGGGAGCCCCTGGAAACGTCCGGCCGGGTCTTAAACGACCGGGACGCCCTGATGGAAGAGGTTCGCCGCAACATCGCCGCCCCCCTGGTCACCCCCTGA
- a CDS encoding HEAT repeat domain-containing protein — protein sequence MEDQRYRLLVQELIPQIRFNLGDEKRPLILQALFTLLRDSNDPQLSEARRSHARYAMDELALDEVLDFLLGTLCLPNLEDRYRSATRKILLGFREKAVAPAMERLARESTPQARKYLIEFLAQQNAAAIPLLTRFLEDKRWYMVRNAAFTLGEIRDPSSLKDLTPLLEHGELRVRRVAMRAITRIGGQGALKILLGVAQGDDPDLRRLALLSLGALKEPSAIPFLLKTILRRDPWLKTLGEKRDALKALGEIGSEDALPVLLQVLRRRPFFGRARFDELRTWAAWAIGRIGTAAALESLAGAVNDRCPLVARTAAQACSQKRNEQP from the coding sequence GTGGAGGATCAGCGCTACCGCCTCCTGGTCCAGGAACTGATCCCCCAGATCCGTTTCAATCTCGGCGACGAGAAGCGGCCGCTGATCCTCCAGGCGCTCTTCACCCTCCTCCGCGACAGCAATGACCCCCAGCTCTCCGAGGCGCGCCGCAGCCATGCCCGGTACGCCATGGATGAACTGGCCCTCGACGAGGTTCTCGACTTTCTCCTCGGGACCCTCTGCCTGCCGAATCTGGAGGACAGATACCGGAGCGCGACCCGCAAAATCCTCCTCGGCTTCCGGGAAAAGGCCGTCGCCCCCGCCATGGAGCGCCTCGCCCGGGAATCGACTCCCCAGGCCCGCAAGTACCTGATTGAATTCCTTGCGCAGCAGAACGCCGCCGCCATCCCCCTTTTGACCCGCTTTCTCGAGGACAAGCGCTGGTACATGGTCCGCAACGCCGCCTTTACCCTTGGAGAAATCCGCGACCCGTCCTCCCTCAAGGACCTGACCCCGCTCCTGGAGCATGGCGAACTGCGGGTACGGCGGGTGGCCATGCGGGCCATCACCCGGATCGGCGGACAGGGCGCCCTGAAGATCCTCCTCGGCGTCGCCCAGGGGGACGATCCGGACCTGAGGCGCCTGGCCCTCCTCTCCCTGGGCGCCCTCAAGGAGCCGTCCGCCATCCCCTTTCTTCTCAAGACCATCCTCCGCCGCGACCCCTGGCTGAAGACTCTCGGCGAGAAGCGCGACGCCCTCAAGGCCCTGGGCGAAATCGGCTCCGAAGACGCTCTCCCCGTCCTCCTCCAGGTCCTCCGCCGCCGTCCATTTTTCGGGCGCGCCCGCTTCGACGAACTGCGGACCTGGGCCGCCTGGGCCATCGGCAGGATCGGCACCGCGGCCGCTCTCGAGTCGCTGGCCGGGGCCGTGAACGATCGCTGTCCCCTGGTGGCGCGCACCGCGGCCCAGGCGTGCAGCCAGAAGAGAAACGAGCAGCCATGA
- a CDS encoding HEAT repeat domain-containing protein, translated as MLQERKRMLKEALGDPDEEVRLAASEALENLESVLGLEQIRAALGDQDRGNRIRAIFALERFRSPEIFPLLLAALKDPQADVRGASIQVLGRKKNPKTIGSLVKHLRDPHPAVRVHAAEALGHFSDPRLVPYLGALLAAEDDALVKGAVRSLAALGFVEAHPFLVPLLHDPRPGVRREAVRALGRLGV; from the coding sequence ATGCTTCAGGAACGAAAGCGGATGCTCAAAGAGGCCCTCGGTGACCCGGACGAGGAGGTGCGGCTTGCCGCCTCCGAGGCGCTGGAGAACCTGGAGTCGGTTCTGGGGCTGGAGCAGATCCGGGCGGCTCTCGGTGACCAAGACCGGGGAAACCGTATCCGGGCCATCTTTGCCCTGGAGCGTTTCCGGTCTCCCGAGATCTTCCCCCTTCTGCTGGCGGCCCTCAAGGATCCCCAGGCCGATGTCCGCGGCGCTTCCATTCAGGTTCTGGGGCGCAAGAAGAATCCGAAAACCATCGGCAGCCTGGTCAAACACCTCCGCGACCCCCATCCGGCGGTGCGGGTTCACGCTGCCGAGGCGCTCGGCCACTTTTCCGACCCGCGGCTCGTTCCCTATCTGGGGGCGCTCCTGGCGGCGGAGGACGACGCATTGGTGAAGGGCGCGGTTCGTTCCCTGGCCGCCCTCGGTTTTGTCGAGGCGCACCCTTTTCTCGTCCCCCTCCTGCACGACCCGCGCCCCGGCGTTCGCCGGGAGGCGGTTCGCGCCCTCGGAAGGCTGGGCGTCTGA